The Magnolia sinica isolate HGM2019 chromosome 9, MsV1, whole genome shotgun sequence sequence ATGGCGACTAGAGGTGGTATGGATAGTTGGGCTTCTTATGGTGTACATGTCCGTAATTTCTGTGATGAACTGATGATTGAGGGTTTTCTCCTTTTCGTTTCTTTTTtggtgttttgtttttgttttgttcgAAGGATATCTAGTGGCTTTTTTATTGTAGTATATTATGGTGTTCTCCCATAATAGTTTTGTGATCTCATTGCCACCCTCACACAATCTTTCTGTTATATAGAGATTCAATCTTTTAATTTGGTGTAATGGGATGCTCTTTTGGGATTACTTAAACCTGACTGTGGACGTCGTTCAATATACTGGCACATTGGATCTTCATTCGCAAACTTGTTTCTTGTCGATAGTCAGTGCATTGAGTTTCCATGCCTACTGTGCTCAGATGTATCTTATCTTTCATCTTCATTCTTTGTTATTTGTTCTGAACtgggtttgtttgtttgttttttgctCGCTTTTAAGGGCAATGAGTTAGTTGTTTTGAAAAGAATTTATTATATTATGCATCAAAGCTAAGTCACCTTCTTTGCAGATATGCTGGATTGAGAAGACGGCTTCTAATTGATCCACATTTTTTAAAGGACAGAGATAAATCTCCTGATCCTGTCATGGACAATCCGTTATCACAAAATCCAGGTAattttagtttctatttttaTACTTTCATCTGAAATTGATGATGAGTTTGGATTCTTGTTTGCCTTTATACCAATTGTCTCTCATTCTTTCTCCAGAATTTTCGGTGTTCACTGTCAGCTTGTTACCTGTGCAGATAGCATGTGGGGCCGTTTCTTCCGCAATGCTGAGCTGGAGAAAATGGTTGATCAGGATTTGTCTCGTTTGTATCCAGAGCATGGGAGCTACTTTCAGGCATCCATATGTCAGGCCATGCTAAGAAGGATATTGCTATTGTGGTGCCTTAGACATCCAGAGTATGGTTACAGACAAGGCAAGTTACCCAGTTACCACCCTTGGATCGTTCCCCAATAAATAAAAAGTTCAATTTTAAACTGTTCCCCAATAAGTTAAAAAATTCAGTTTATGATGTCTTCTCTTTCAAATGGGAACTCGATTTACTGCTTTTGGTGAAACAATCACAATGGTTATGAACTTTAAGGGTTTGTTTGGGTAGGGGTTCCTGCATAATCGGGATTAAGTCAAAATCCCATTTTAGTGGGTCTCCGTCCACTCCACGTCAGATGGTGCATTATAACCACGTTTCCTCCGCATAATTGCAATTAGCAGTGTTTCAGTTTTGTCTAGAATTTCAGTAATTCCACTCATGTGGAGGAAAAAGTCCGACTGAATGCGACAAATctgatgtgaaatgcatgaggcCTACCAAAATCAGGATTATGCTTAGATGTATGGAACATGTAGTTGTTCAGAAAAGTTTTTGGTTCTTGTATTCACCATTTCACCTCCTCACAAATCTGATTTTGGTCTAAAATGCATTTGTCCCATTTGATTCAATCCGATTCCATTGCAGGGATGCACGAACTTTTGGCTCCTTTGTTATATGTTCTTCATGTTGATGTGCAACATATTTCTCAAGTGCGAGAACTCTATGAAGATCATTTCATTGACAAGTTTGATGGCATGTCTTTCCAAGAAAGCATTCTAGCAAGCAATTCCAACTTCACCATGACCAGCTCTCCCATTTCCGCAAAGTGGGCCAAAGGCCGCTGTGATGAAAACAATTCCGAGTCTAGTGTAGCCAAAGCTAGCAGTCTGGATGATCTCGATCCTGATAAACGGACCATAGTGTTACTTAATGACGCATATGGAGCTGAAGGTGAATTGGGTATTCTCTTATCTGAGAGATTTATGGAACATGATGCGTACTGCATGTTTGATGCTTTAATGAGCGGAGCCCGTGGTGTGGTCGCCATGGCGGACTACTTCTCTCCATCACCTGCCGTAGGATCTACGTCAGGCTTGCCTCCTGTCATTGAAGCATCATCTGCATTGTACCATTTGCTTTCAATGGTCGATTTGTCTCTCCATAGCCACCTCATTGAGCTTGGGGTAGAACCGCAGTACTTTGCACTCCGCTGGTTACGGGTGTTGTTTGGACGTGAATTCGTGTTGGAAGATCTCTTGATTGTTTGGGATGAAATATTCACTTCGGCTAACGATAAATCGATATCGGGTCCGGAAGATGATGGTCAATACAGCTTCAAGGTCTTAAGTTCACCTCGTGGGGCATTCATTGTGGCCATAGCAGTGTCCATGCTTCTTCACCTTAGATCTTCATTGCTGGCCACTGAAAATGCGACTACATGTCTCCAAAGGCTACTGAATTTTCCAGAGAAAATAAACTTGAAGAAGTTAATTGAAAAGGCGAAGTCCTTGCAGGCTCTTGCACTCGATGCTTGTTTCTCCCCATTGCCACCCCTGGGGCCTTTAGGTAGGAGCAAATCAACAGTAGTCACAGGCTATCACGGCCATTCATCTGGTTCAAACTCTCCAAGGACGCCACTGAGTTCAGTTCCAGATAGTTACTGGGAAGAAAAGTGGAGGGTGTTGCACAAGGCAGAGGAACTCAAGCAAGGAAATCAAAGTGACCCGATTTTGATGGGAATAAAAGTGTCACCAGGGAAAGGGAGAGTGATTCTGTCGAGAGCGGAATCAGCCCCGTCTTCAACAAGGGTCACAGTTGGAAGAAAGGACTTGAGAACTGCAGTTCGGCGGAGGCTGCTTGAGGATTTGTCCCGAGAGCTTGGATCTGAAGAGCATTTTGAGGAGTCTGCCTGTGATGGAGTTTCAGGCACTAAAGATCCTCTCTTGGCCGAGGTGAATAAGGTCTTCCTCGAAGACCATACCGAACAAAATGCCACTGACAAGAACTGCAATTGTACAACTGAAGGAGAGACGGGTTTGAGTGGCCCTGCTGTCAGTGAAGAGAACTCTTCAATTTTCTCAACATCAACTAGCCCTTGTAGTAGACAGAATGACCATGAAAATGATTCAGAGAAGAGCAGTGTCGCCTCAAACTTATCGACAGATGACATTGATTGCGAAATCAATAGCATAGAGGAACCAAGCGTCGCAATTTCAGATGATGGGCCACTTCCAGACTCTGCACCCACAGAAGCGGCCACATCAAAAACTGGGTCTGATGCAGATGCAGCAGGTGGTGCCAAACAAGCAATGGTTTTGAAGGAGCGGAAACCACTATCTGGTAAATTTCAGTGGTTTTGGAAGTTAGGTCGAAACAACAGCGAAGTGTCCTCCGAGAAAGGTGCCAACGTGGAGGGACAGAAGCCACCAGCAAATGTTGGGAGTAGTCAAAATGCAATCTTGGTCACATGTACTGCTGACAGGTGCCCTGATTCGTCCGGAGTCACCAGCATGGCGGACATGGCCGACAAGAATGTGATGGTTACTTTGAGGAATCTTGGACAGTCTATGCTCGAAAATATTCAGGTAAGATGTTTGATTTATAGCATGTTTTCCTCTTTGCTTTCTTTCTGTGGAAATATATCTGCTTCTGTAGCTATTGTCCAATGCCAAATTCATAGAAGAGTGGTTTTCAGCTTGTTAGACTTGATTCCATGCTTTTAAGATATGAAGATTCAGGTTGACTAATTCAGCCCTGAACCACCAAATTCGACTCGACCCAGATGAGTTGTATCGGACTCatttgagtcttaaaaccatgcatgatACTTCAGTTATTTTGATTGAAAAGGAAACAAACGAATCATTTCAGAGAAATGGTGGGTGGAATGCAGCAAGAAATCTGATTTCAAAGAGTACCCATTTCATTTTCTTGCATTTCTAGTTGGGTTTTGCATTTGGTTAGAGCTGGTAGTAAACCATGTCATGGTAATTTAAGCAACAATTCTCCTAGCAGGTGTGCTAGCCCACACACCTGTACAAGTATGTGCATGTGCCAGCTGTTGCCACATGTGCAAGCTTTAAGCCACTCATCAGGGGGCCTCACCATGTTGAATGTGCTGGCCCTAGAATCAGGCagggtccactcatcaagtgggctacacaggCACGATTGAATGTGGGAACTATGGAAATTCTTGTAAAACCTGCATTGATATCATACAagcgtgacccacctgatgagtgtctTGAATCTCTCACGCATAGTCGGATGATTCGGTGGAAATATTACTTCCATAATTGCATTTGTTAgtatggaaaaaataataataataaaataaaaaataataatcaaaaacCAGTTGTGAGCTAACAATTGGAATCACCTAGCAGGTGATCGAGTCAGTATTCCAGCAAGATCGGGGCCAGGTGGGGTCGTTGGAGAACTTATCAAGAAACATTCTGGGTGGCAAAGGACAAGTTACTGCCATGGCAGCTCTCAAGGAGCTTAGGAAAATCAGCAACCTCTTATCTGAGATGTGAGGTAAATCTTTTTTTGAATTTGTACATACACATTTTGTAATTACTATTCTTCATTTGCTATAAATAAACTGAGCTTTTTGTCGGCCTTCTTTCGCTCCCGTTTGTTTCTATTCTTGAATGCCTTAGGACACTGGTAGAGATGTTAATATCCGTCGGAACTTCTATCTTATCAGTGAGAGATTATAAACCAGACAATTTTGATGGTCCACAGTTGATGGCCCTACACCCAAAACCCCActtaggtctctctctctctctctctctctctctctgatagaAGGGTTAGGACTGGCGACTGGccatgacctctctctctctctctctctctccttcctgtgATAGAAGGGTTAGGACTGGCGACTGGCCATGACCTGTCTTCCTCCGGGGGGCTCATCAGACCAAAGGTGCTACCGAGCATCTTTCAGTCAAGGGTGGtgtgtaaaacacccaagcttttgggccctaccatgctgtaaatgtgaaatccactccgtccatcaggttataAACCCTATTTTAACCAAGCATATAAAAGATAATCAAACTCatttgagccacaccaatgggaacaatgtaaaattgcacctAAAACCTCTCTACTTTGCctgttgtgcatgtgtgtgtttatttttttatttttcccttgtgttgcatccccattgttccctgtggtgtggatcTGGCTAATTTTTTGGCCCCACCATAACCTAAGCATCGAGAAGCCCACGTgatggattgggtggatttcacgtTTACAACGTGGTGGGCCCAAAGAGTTTAGGCGTTTTACACGCTGCCAAGCTTATCTTGTGTGAAAGCTTAAATCCGGAGGAGGAGAAAAAATCGTCGGTTGCTGATATTCGTGTATAACGACCTTTTGGCCAGTTAGTTCaacgcgtgtgcaataaagccgTTGTACAGGCCACACATGCCAAATGGCACGTATGGATgcgagatccagtccatctgtcaGGTTGGTTCAATCTAATTCGTGGTtgaaatctggtccactcagcatgtgaGCAGCAtacagaaattgtacacgtgtcatacaGTAAATTAAACTAAGCTAAATGTGGAATCCACTGAAACCCAATCCGATAGACAGTGCGTTTTCGAATGCCCGTTTAGGACGTGTGAGTGtgtgtatataaaataatattaatgataATAATGTGGAATCCTCGGCTGTAAAATCAGATTGGCCGAAGATTCATAATCTATGGTACGTGGACGGGTGGTGTAATACGACTATTGAATGTCAACTGTTCGATTGTCAGATCATAAAATAAGGGCAACAACTTCTGAACAGGGAACTCTGATTGGGCCAGTGTAATCCGGGAAGTGGAGTGGGTGGTGTTGGGGGCTGCAGAGCCCTCCGTGTTGTATGTGctttttgccatctcattttagggcatgagctcaaaaattgaAGCTGATCAaatgctcgagtggaccacaccataggaaacagtggtgattgatagCCTAAAAACTTCTGAGGGGACACGTTTTGAATCAAGgcttatatttgtcttttcctttaatccaggtctgtgtgatcttgtcAACAAGTTggcggcaaataaacattacggtgggccttaggaaagtgTCAATGGTGGGTGACATTATCCcccttgtttcatgtggtgtggtccacttgagcttcggatctgctccggtttgggctcatgccctacaatgagctggcaaaacggatggacggtgtagatatgaaaaacatacatcatggtgtgccacacggcggtggtgttggggtcaccacccaaccGCTTTCGCTAACGTGCAATTTCGACCTGCCTGCATCTGATCAATCGCACACTGCCCGAGCATGAAagttcattttctttttcctcgACCTAATGATTTCTGAAAGGCGGCCGACAACCAAACCAACCCCACTGAATAGGCGTATCATGAATGGCCACTGGCTGCCTTTTCTAATCACTCCACCCATATAGtgctatctttttcttttctttttttcttttttgtgtgggattgttgatctggactgtGTGGACCGTTGGATTTAATAGTTGCCAAACATCGGAGCAGCACGATTTTGGGCAGTGTTGCTTTGAAGATCCTTCACAGAAGCGCATCAATCCAGGGCCCACAGCATTCGTGCCCCTTTAGGAAATGGTGTTGCAAGTGCACCTGATCccaaattatatattataatattttaattCGAAATTATCAGAGCATCTAAGACCATGAACAATGCGTCACTGGATGAACCTTATCACCCTTGAAAGAAAGAGGTTGGCTACAATACAATACTTTTGCAGTGACACGTCAGTTCTATAGCCGTTGGATCTAGGGTCATGTTCGATGATCCAAATCGTTAAGAAGATGAGCCCGTTATTAAAATTATTCCGTTGAATCTAGACGGTGACCTTAACCTTATGCTTTGTGGACAATTGATTCAGAAGCCTAGAACTTTCCTACCTCGAAGATTTTTGAAGCAGTTTGCATCAGTGAATATGACCGCAGATGGATTGGGCGTAGTCCCAAGCATGATAGCATCTCGTGAGGATTTGTTGGAGGTCTTGAATATGTTGGATAAGCGCCTATTCAATCTCATCCACAGAAAAAAACAAGGCTCTTCTATTGGTGGGGAGATGAATGTAAGTCACGAGACGAAGGTGCTTTTGCAAGGCGTGGTGGAAGTTTCTTACAACCTATCATTGTCGCGCACGTGAATGGTTTAGAAGGCGGAGTGCTTATTCATATCAAACTTGCAGGGCCCATCACCCATGATATCAGCAGCCATGATTGACGAAGTTTTTGGCTCTCTCGAGGCTGACCACACAGCTGATAGGCCAGAGATTTTCTTCtcgatttctctttctttttaataTATTGACGGAATCGTCAGCTatttaaataagaaaagaaaatcactGTAGATATTGATTTGATATTCATCAGGTCAACTGTTGTGTCCGAAACCATTTACTCCACCTACAAGCCAACTTGTTTTCGGGTCCCACCCAGTGAATAGATTGGTTCTATCATCTCCACCAGTGAATACGACCGCAATCATTTTCTAAATGGGATAGGCTACTGTTGCACATTAATACCATCCTTTTTGGATGATCGTGGCTCTTCATGGGTGTACACAGGGCGCATATCCTTCAACCCAGACCATACAAATTGCAGGAATCCATTACAGAGCCcgaaatcttaaccgtccaaacTCGCCTGTTGAATTTGGGTGCGGGTCAATTTAATTTAGGTTACTGACGGCCGCAAGGGCCACATCAATAACTTGTCATGCTGCACCATCTTTTGCACTAGCATGCCCCGCTTGTGCAGAACATCTGCACCGTACAAACagtaggcctcaccatgaagatcacctggaaaAGGCATAAGTCTGGTCTGCTCATCACGTGGACCGCACcattgtaatcaatggacaaaCAAACAGGTGCGGCCCACCAAACCAGTGAATCTCACTACAGGTGATGTTCGTCGTAGGGCCTATTTTTGCAGGGTACTGGCGCCTTCAGAAGTGGAATGCCGGTGGGAAAAATGAGGCAGCATGACCAGTTGGAAAAGGAACGCTCAGAAATGAAGGAATTCATGTTCCAGTAAAGGTTTCCGGGTGATAAGAAGTCCCACCATGTGAAACAACTTGCCAGAGTTGGATGCTCCCCTTTGCATCTCCAAGCCTAGTGAACGGTCTTGATGGTCATATCACGGCAGTAGTCATTCACCAGCAGTTGAGATTCCCTAGTAGGAACAGGAACAACCTTCTGACGTGAGAGCAGCACCTCTGGTTCCAAAATCAGGCCCACTGGAACTAACGAAGGTCAGCCACTTGTGATGAAGAAAAAGCAAGTGGGACTTCCAAGAGTGAATCAGGGAGCGGACTCAAATGCCATAAGGCACACACatgagagatccaagccattcattaacTGGGCCACCCCATTTTGATGCCGCAGCCAAAGATCATACTGTTTGAACTTGGAGCAGCAGTCAATTATTTATATTGTTCATATCCGTTAGCACCCGTGTCCAACCAGCCAGTTTACAGCTCAAGGCATCTACACAAAGCAGCTAAGCTGATGAGCCGCTTGGACCTGAGATACGTGTGAGCCGCTTGGGGTTCCACGTCAGGACCTCTGTGCTGCTGATGGAAAAGTCATCATTCATGGTTTTCTTGCCATATATCGTACATAAGAGCGTACATAAGAGCATAAAGAAATCAAAAGCTTACAAATGAAGATGCATTCTAACTTTGCTAATAATACGCAGAAAAATCCAAGTCTCAGTAGATCCCAGGTATAATCCTGTACGGCACCTTCTGGCAGTACGATTTCCAGTATTTCTGGTACCTGTTGCATTATTCAGTTGCAAATTGCAATTCAGCACATGGTTCCAAAACAAATATGCTATTGCAGAGGCAAGACTTGATATTCATTCAGGTAGAGTCAAATCGACCCAACTCAacatttaataaatataaattaaaactTCTAGGAATGGTAGTGAACATTTTAAGTAATTGCATAGTGACTATGTATTAAAACCAGCTTCATAGGTCAAGTAACTCAGCCCAATTCTCTGAGAGTCACGTGAGTCGACAAAGTTATAAAGTTTGACTCGACAAGTCTTCCTAACGGCCAAGTCGGTTCCAGAACAGCGTTTCTGAAAGACTTGGCTCGAAATGTTGCCTAGTCAAGTTGACTAAGCTGACTTACGAGTTAAGTTCGCAAGTTTTAGAATTACGCAGTGGATAAGAAAAcaagagttatttaatactcaaGACTGTATTTTGCTTGATATGCAGACACTAAGAAATTGCACACAGCATatgttaactcaaattaaaccaacagAATGGTGGACCTCACTGTCATTAagtcagtcccaaaatcagattcatTGAACAATCTTAATCTCTGATGTGTTGTTTGTTGAGATAGGACCACTGGGGATATATTTCATTATTAAACGTCCAATAAAATGACCACCAAACCAATAGTCAGGTAATCAAACAAGCAtgtaaattttggttcatgatacacctAAACTGGGACTCAGAATTTGGcctgtttaatttgaattacttgtattccgcacatgcaatttctaagtgcttatgt is a genomic window containing:
- the LOC131256645 gene encoding uncharacterized protein LOC131256645 translates to MVPAPSELTLPESSASVASVLGSSSQSLSLISPFSDLRGVRWRIDLGILPSASSSSIEDLRRVAADSRRKYAGLRRRLLIDPHFLKDRDKSPDPVMDNPLSQNPDSMWGRFFRNAELEKMVDQDLSRLYPEHGSYFQASICQAMLRRILLLWCLRHPEYGYRQGMHELLAPLLYVLHVDVQHISQVRELYEDHFIDKFDGMSFQESILASNSNFTMTSSPISAKWAKGRCDENNSESSVAKASSLDDLDPDKRTIVLLNDAYGAEGELGILLSERFMEHDAYCMFDALMSGARGVVAMADYFSPSPAVGSTSGLPPVIEASSALYHLLSMVDLSLHSHLIELGVEPQYFALRWLRVLFGREFVLEDLLIVWDEIFTSANDKSISGPEDDGQYSFKVLSSPRGAFIVAIAVSMLLHLRSSLLATENATTCLQRLLNFPEKINLKKLIEKAKSLQALALDACFSPLPPLGPLGRSKSTVVTGYHGHSSGSNSPRTPLSSVPDSYWEEKWRVLHKAEELKQGNQSDPILMGIKVSPGKGRVILSRAESAPSSTRVTVGRKDLRTAVRRRLLEDLSRELGSEEHFEESACDGVSGTKDPLLAEVNKVFLEDHTEQNATDKNCNCTTEGETGLSGPAVSEENSSIFSTSTSPCSRQNDHENDSEKSSVASNLSTDDIDCEINSIEEPSVAISDDGPLPDSAPTEAATSKTGSDADAAGGAKQAMVLKERKPLSGKFQWFWKLGRNNSEVSSEKGANVEGQKPPANVGSSQNAILVTCTADRCPDSSGVTSMADMADKNVMVTLRNLGQSMLENIQVIESVFQQDRGQVGSLENLSRNILGGKGQVTAMAALKELRKISNLLSEM